The following proteins are encoded in a genomic region of Xanthomonas cassavae CFBP 4642:
- a CDS encoding IS1595 family transposase, which produces MGINIVQFQPGLSLSEFMDRYGTEAKCYRALYRWRWPKGFRCPQCDGRARSRFRRDDQVYYQCRACRHQTTLRAGTLLQSSKLSLRLWMQAMYLLTSSKTNLAALELKRHLGVTYKAAWRMKHKIMQAMTEREEPRKLKGFVQIDDAYLGGERSGGKRGRGSENKQPFVIAVQVDQNNEHPSFAVIEPVKAFDNASLKDWIARRLEPECEVYSDGLACFRRLEEAGHAHTTLDTGGGRAATDVQGARWLNVVLGNIKRAISGTYHAVGQAKYARRYLAEAAYRFNRRFDLKQMLPRLATALLRCTPCPERVLRMASNFHG; this is translated from the coding sequence ATGGGCATCAACATCGTGCAGTTTCAGCCAGGCTTGTCGCTGAGCGAGTTCATGGATCGCTACGGAACCGAAGCCAAGTGCTACCGGGCGTTGTATCGGTGGCGCTGGCCGAAGGGATTTCGCTGCCCGCAGTGCGACGGCCGCGCGCGCTCGCGCTTTCGACGCGATGATCAGGTGTACTACCAGTGCCGGGCGTGCCGGCATCAAACCACCTTGCGTGCCGGCACGCTGTTGCAATCCAGCAAGCTGTCTTTGCGCCTGTGGATGCAGGCGATGTACCTGCTGACATCCAGCAAGACCAACCTGGCAGCCCTGGAGTTGAAGCGGCATCTTGGAGTGACCTACAAGGCGGCCTGGCGCATGAAGCACAAGATCATGCAGGCGATGACCGAGCGCGAAGAGCCACGAAAACTCAAGGGGTTTGTGCAGATCGACGACGCCTACCTTGGCGGCGAACGCAGCGGAGGCAAGCGCGGACGAGGCTCGGAGAACAAACAGCCGTTCGTGATCGCGGTGCAAGTGGACCAGAACAATGAACATCCTAGCTTTGCGGTGATCGAGCCGGTGAAGGCCTTCGACAACGCCTCGCTGAAGGACTGGATCGCGCGCCGTCTGGAACCGGAGTGTGAAGTCTATAGCGACGGCCTGGCGTGCTTTCGCCGTCTGGAGGAGGCCGGGCATGCCCACACCACCCTCGATACCGGCGGCGGTCGTGCTGCAACCGACGTCCAGGGAGCGCGTTGGTTGAATGTGGTGCTGGGCAATATCAAACGCGCCATCAGCGGGACCTACCATGCGGTGGGCCAGGCCAAGTATGCAAGGCGCTACCTGGCCGAGGCGGCCTATCGCTTCAACCGCCGATTCGATCTGAAACAGATGCTGCCGCGGCTGGCGACGGCGCTGCTGCGCTGCACACCTTGCCCAGAACGCGTTTTGCGTATGGCAAGCAACTTCCATGGCTGA